The Benincasa hispida cultivar B227 chromosome 9, ASM972705v1, whole genome shotgun sequence genome has a segment encoding these proteins:
- the LOC120084902 gene encoding 40S ribosomal protein S18, which produces MSLVANEDFQHILRVLNTNVDGKQKIMFALTSIKGIGRRFANIVCKKADVDMNKRAGELTAAELDNLMVVVANPRQFKIPDWFLNRQKDYKDGKYSQVVSNALDMKLRDDLERLKKIRNHRGLRHYWGLRVRGQHTKTTGRRGKTVGVSKKR; this is translated from the exons ATG TCGCTGGTAGCAAACGAGGATTTTCAGCACATTCTGCGTGTTCTCAACACCAACGTGGATGGGAAGCAGAAGATTATGTTTGCTCTCACTTCAATTAAAGGTATTGGAAGGCGTTTTGCTAACATCGTCTGCAAGAAGGCTGATGTCGACATGAACAAGAG GGCTGGTGAACTAACTGCTGCTGAGTTGGACAATCTCATGGTGGTTGTTGCCAATCCACGACAATTTAAAATTCCCGACTGGTTTTTGAATCGGCAGAAAGACTACAAGGACGGGAAGTATTCTCAAGTAGTTTCAAATGCATTGGACATgaagttgagagatgatttggaGCGGTTGAAGAAGATTAG GAACCACCGAGGTCTAAGGCATTACTGGGGCCTCCGAGTCCGTGGTCAGCACACTAAGACCACTGGTCGCCGAGGGAAAACTGTTGGTGTCTCCAAGAAGCGTTGA